A single region of the Nicotiana sylvestris chromosome 6, ASM39365v2, whole genome shotgun sequence genome encodes:
- the LOC104235305 gene encoding cyclin-C1-2-like, giving the protein MAANFWTSSQYKELLDPEEVDVVHQLDKDRGITLDDFKLVKLHMSNYVARLAQNVKVRQRVVATAVTYMRRVYVRRSMTEYDPRLVAPTCLYLASKAEESTVQARLLVFYIKKLYSDEKYKYEIKDILDMEMKVLEALNYYLVVYHPYRSLSQFLQDAGMSDTTQLTWGLVNDTYKMDLILIHPPHLIALACIYIASVLKDKETTAWFEELRVDMNVVKNIAMEILDFYDSHKSISDERVNAAMSKLAGRC; this is encoded by the exons ATGGCTGCCAATTTCTGGACTTCATCTCAATA CAAAGAACTTCTGGATCCTGAAGAAGTAGACGTTGTGCATCAGCTAGATAAAGATAGAGGAATCACTCTCGATGATTTCAAGCTCGTCAAGTTGCATATGTCCAATT ATGTTGCAAGATTGGCTCAAAATGTGAAAGTGCGACAAAG GGTTGTTGCTACCGCAGTTACGTACATGAGACGCGTATATGTCAG GAGAAGTATGACAGAGTATGATCCTCGTCTGGTTGCTCCAACTTGCTTGTATTTGGCATCAAAAGCAGAAGAAAGCACTGTGCAGGCCCGACTTCTTGTATTTTACATCAAGAAATTAT ATTCGGATGAGAAGTATAAGTATGAAATAAAAGACATACTTGATATGGAGATGAAAGTTTTGGAAGCCCTAAACTATTACTTAGTTGTATATCATCCATATCGTTCATTATCACA GTTCCTTCAGGATGCCGGCATGAGCGATACAACTCAATTGACTTG GGGACTTGTAAATGACACCTATAAGATGGACCTAATTCTCATACATCCGCCACATTTGATTGCTTTAGCCTGCATATATATTGCAAGTGTGCTGAAAGATAAAGAAACTACTGCCTGGTTTGAGGAGCTTCGAGTTGATATGAATGTG GTGAAAAATATAGCAATGGAGATACTAGATTTTTATGACAGCCATAAATCGATCTCAGATGAGAGGGTAAATGCTGCAATGAGCAAGTTAGCTGGAAG GTGTTAA
- the LOC104235304 gene encoding uncharacterized protein, translating into MEKNSSVGGEPWSHHPLHHHHHHHHHHHHFQILHSCPLHSHMLQRNNHVPTCPLFTPYPQNPEHFSPAILPDDLNPQLSEPNENFTDSRMMQDEDQDLEDEEDEPMFVLTDEWRDFFAKSEAKRRLAKKQAKKKVKSKNADGNPPAPATDCKVKIESAVCPEVKSENEQ; encoded by the exons ATGGAGAAAAATTCTTCAGTCGGTGGCGAGCCATGGAGTCATCATCcgcttcatcatcatcatcatcatcatcatcatcatcatcactttCAGATATTACATAGTTGTCCATTACACAGCCACATGTTGCAACGGAACAATCATGTTCCAACATGCCCACTTTTCACTCCTTATCCGCAAAACCCAGAACACTTTTCACCTGCTATATTGCCGGACGATTTGAACCCGCAGCTTTCTGAGCCTAATGAAAATTTTACTGACTCGAG AATGATGCAAGACGAAGACCAGGATTTAGAAGATGAAGAGGACGAGCCCATGTTTGTCCTTACAGATGAATGGAGGGATTTCTTTGCTAAATCTGAAGCTAAAAGGAGACTAG CAAAAAAGCAAGCTAAGAAGAAAGTGAAGAGTAAGAACGCTGATGGGAACCCACCAGCACCAGCGACTGATTGTAAAGTGAAGATCGAATCTGCTGTATGTCCAGAGGTCAAGTCCGAGAATGAGCAATGA